One stretch of Streptomyces sp. NBC_01363 DNA includes these proteins:
- a CDS encoding FGGY-family carbohydrate kinase has protein sequence MTGGSTRYIGIDVGTSVVKAAAFDPLGRTLAVESRPVGLAIHDGFVEQDMDEVYGAVREVLDALGSDGVAFAGLTGQGDGVWLVDAAGRPVRKAISWMDGRAHELVDTWLASGVFETVYRRTGSAMFPGCPGPVLAWLDRHEPAALDAATTALYCKDMVFQRLTGVRATDVSDASMPFLDPMTRAYAPDVVAALGLAHRSPLLAPVSDPVATAELPCGLRISNGPYDLPASALGAGVTRPGDGLLIVGTCLAALVATERLDLDGEPAGLHISTDRPGHWLRAMPAMVGTAALDWVLTTTGVRHTEVDALLAATPPGANGVRVLPYFAPSGERAPFVEPRLRAEFTGVSLETTPADLIRAVCEGIGFAARHCLEAAGLTGTLALCGGGTRSPAWMRLFADVLGRPVRIVEGEVGARGAVLAAARRFGEELDTAAWTAPTAVVEPDPAHAAHYAKAYEDHLNRLAEARTCARA, from the coding sequence ATGACCGGAGGCTCGACGAGATACATCGGCATCGACGTCGGTACGTCCGTGGTGAAGGCCGCGGCCTTCGACCCGCTCGGCCGCACGCTGGCCGTCGAGTCCCGCCCGGTGGGGCTGGCGATCCACGACGGGTTCGTGGAGCAGGACATGGACGAGGTGTACGGGGCCGTCCGCGAGGTGCTGGACGCGCTCGGCTCCGACGGGGTCGCGTTCGCCGGACTCACCGGACAGGGCGACGGCGTCTGGCTGGTCGACGCGGCGGGCCGGCCGGTCCGCAAGGCGATCTCCTGGATGGACGGCCGGGCCCATGAACTGGTCGACACCTGGCTGGCGTCCGGCGTCTTCGAGACGGTCTACCGGCGCACCGGCAGCGCGATGTTCCCGGGCTGTCCGGGCCCGGTACTGGCCTGGCTCGACCGGCACGAACCCGCCGCGCTCGACGCCGCGACGACCGCCCTGTACTGCAAGGACATGGTGTTCCAGCGGCTGACGGGGGTCCGGGCCACGGATGTCTCCGATGCGTCGATGCCGTTCCTGGACCCGATGACCCGTGCGTACGCCCCCGATGTCGTGGCCGCGCTCGGCCTCGCCCACCGGTCCCCGCTCCTCGCCCCGGTCAGCGACCCGGTCGCCACCGCCGAACTCCCCTGCGGGTTACGGATTTCCAACGGCCCGTACGACCTGCCGGCCAGCGCGCTCGGCGCGGGCGTCACCCGTCCCGGCGACGGACTGCTGATCGTCGGCACCTGTCTGGCCGCGCTGGTGGCCACGGAACGACTCGACCTGGACGGCGAACCGGCCGGGCTGCACATCTCCACCGACCGCCCCGGCCACTGGCTGCGCGCCATGCCCGCCATGGTCGGCACCGCGGCCCTGGACTGGGTCCTGACCACCACCGGCGTACGCCACACCGAGGTCGACGCGCTGCTCGCCGCCACCCCGCCCGGCGCGAACGGTGTCCGGGTGCTCCCCTACTTCGCCCCGTCCGGCGAACGCGCCCCGTTCGTCGAACCGAGGCTGCGCGCCGAGTTCACCGGCGTGTCCCTGGAGACGACCCCCGCCGATCTGATCCGCGCCGTCTGCGAGGGCATCGGCTTCGCCGCCCGGCACTGCCTGGAGGCCGCGGGCCTCACCGGCACCCTCGCCCTGTGCGGCGGCGGCACCCGCTCCCCCGCCTGGATGCGGCTGTTCGCCGATGTACTGGGCCGGCCGGTCCGGATCGTGGAGGGCGAGGTGGGTGCGCGCGGCGCGGTGCTCGCGGCGGCCCGGCGCTTCGGCGAGGAGCTGGACACGGCCGCGTGGACGGCCCCGA